One Natrinema halophilum genomic window carries:
- a CDS encoding DUF892 family protein, whose product MIENDRELFVRELRELHHIERELEDLQSDLAEAATDEELEDFFMAHSERMTEQLRRLEPIFDAIEADPAPVENPVLDGLQTDREDIVGDLQDPVLGDLIETELGRGIERLEITKLETLLALADRIGFPSEITDPLERTKTEAETGLERVQELTAA is encoded by the coding sequence ATCACATCGAGCGCGAACTCGAAGACCTGCAGTCGGATCTAGCCGAGGCCGCGACCGACGAGGAACTCGAGGACTTCTTTATGGCCCACAGCGAGCGGATGACGGAACAACTGAGACGGCTCGAGCCGATCTTCGACGCGATCGAAGCCGATCCCGCGCCGGTCGAGAATCCGGTTCTCGATGGATTGCAAACGGACCGCGAGGATATCGTGGGCGACCTGCAGGACCCGGTGTTGGGTGATCTGATCGAGACGGAACTGGGCCGGGGTATCGAACGCCTCGAGATCACGAAACTGGAGACGTTGCTCGCACTCGCCGACCGGATCGGCTTCCCGAGCGAGATCACCGATCCGCTGGAGCGAACCAAGACGGAGGCCGAAACCGGCCTCGAGCGAGTCCAGGAACTGACTGCCGCTTGA